From Pseudomonadota bacterium, the proteins below share one genomic window:
- a CDS encoding CarD family transcriptional regulator: MFNIGDMAVYPAHGVGKIESIEQRKVANRTQSFYVMRIVENNMVIMIPTDTCKNVGLRSITPSDQVGKIFDILKESDVEIQQQPWNQRYREYMEKIKTGSVYEIAAVLRDLYLLKEDKALSFGERKMMDTAKSLLVKEIAIANQTKEGQVERNIEMIFE; encoded by the coding sequence GTAGGAAAGATCGAATCAATAGAACAGCGCAAGGTAGCGAACAGAACACAATCTTTTTATGTGATGAGGATTGTGGAAAATAATATGGTAATTATGATTCCTACCGATACCTGTAAAAATGTTGGACTTCGTTCTATAACCCCGTCTGATCAGGTGGGGAAGATATTTGACATTCTTAAGGAAAGTGATGTTGAAATTCAACAACAGCCTTGGAATCAGCGTTATCGCGAATACATGGAGAAAATCAAGACCGGCTCAGTCTATGAAATTGCTGCGGTTTTAAGAGACCTTTATCTGCTTAAAGAAGATAAGGCCCTTTCTTTCGGTGAAAGGAAGATGATGGATACGGCCAAGAGTCTTCTTGTAAAGGAAATAGCCATTGCCAATCAAACCAAAGAGGGGCAGGTTGAGCGTAATATCGAAATGATATTTGAATAA